A region of the Stieleria neptunia genome:
GCAAACTTTCGCCCAACAGCTTTGGACGCGATCACCACCCGCGATGCTTCAGCATGTGGATGGCCGGCGGAGGGATTCGGCCGGGCATGACCTACGGCGCGACCGACGAGTTCGGATACAACATCGCCGAAAATCCCGTCCACATTCATGACCTACAGGCAACGATCCTGCATCAGCTGGGCATCGACCACGAACGATTGACGTTCAAGTACCAAGGCCGCAACTTCCGCCTGACCGACGTGCACGGCGAAGTCCAACACGCACTGATCGATTCGCCCCCAACCGTGGGATAGGCTTCCAGCCTGTCATCCACGCGCACCTTATGCCCTGGCTCCGCCCTACGCCAGGGAACACACTGTCTCGGAGGCTCCGCCTCTCAAACACGCCGAGCATACGACGCATGCCATCCGTCACGCACAGCGTGACCTACTGCAGCGTCTATCGGTAGATGTCATGCGAGAGAGCCATGGACCGTCTGGCAATCGGCTTCCCTGGATCGATCGAACAGACGATCTCCGGTACCACAGCAATGGATCACACCCACGGATGGCAGCGCGTCCCCACGGATCCCAGGCTGCTTTTCATCCGTGGGTTCGCTCTGCCATCCGTGGGTTCATTTAAATCGGGCACACGGGGCTGTCTTCAGGCTGACGCTTCCAACGTCGCACTGCAACCCGCCGGTTTGACTCCGCGATCCAATCAGACGGATGACCGGCGCATGACGTTTACCGCTAGACGGTCCACTACTTCGTTGCCATCGCTTCGCGCAACGCGTCGGCCAACTCGCGCAGCTCCGTCTTCGTAAACACCTTGTTGCCCGCCAGCCGTGCCGCCCGCTTCGTCCAGGCGATGTCGATGCCCGGCGGCAAGTCTTCCAACGCAAACGCCAATTCTCCCGGCACCCCCAAAAAATTAAACTCGTTCGCATCGACGTGAATCTTGCGAGATTCGTTCGTGCTCCACTTCGTCACGCGCATCGGCTGATTGATGATCGCCATCGGATGCTCCTCATCGGTCGGCGGAACGAGCAGCCAGGTCACCATCGCACCTTCACCGGAGACCGGATCGAGGTACACCAAATGGCGCGTCAGATACTTGCGGTGTTGCCCGTTGCGCAGCATCACCGACGGGGCATCGAACATCGCCAGCGCCGGGCTTTGGGCGATCAACGACACCTCGGCAAATTGTCGCTCGTTGGTCTTTAGTACTTGTCGCGCGATGAAACCGAGCGGCACTTCCAGTTCCGACGCCGTGTCCGAGGAGATGATGATTCGCCCCGCAGGACCTTCGACACTGTACCCCACGCCGATCTGCTGCAATTCGTACCGACCGTGCGAATCCGATTGGTCAACCCGTGCCATGATCGTCAGCGCGCACTTGGTTGCGGCATCGCGGATCGATCCGCTGACCGAATCGGTGTCGCCGCTGTTGATCTTCGGCGACGCGACCAAAATCTGCCGATTCCATGACACCTGCTCGGATTCATCTGTCACCCGTGTACCGGGATCGATCACCGCAATCGGGACCGGCTGAAACATCGCATCATTCGCGACCGCAGCGGAACGTTGCACCGGTGTCAGATGCGATGCGAACCAGACGCCGATCACGACCGCAGCGAAACGCAGCGTTTCCGGCACGAGTCGTGGAATCGTTCGACGCCGCGGCGCCGGGCTGTACTGCATCGAATCAACATCCGTTAGAGTGTGAGTTTGTTTCATGACCACGTCGATCACTTCCAGATGTCCCAGCACCGTACCGAATCTCCATCGACGCATACCGGCGAAATTCCGTCACCAGAGTCTGCCCCATCGGCTCCGGGATCAAGCGTTTCCGCCCCCGTCCTGATCGAAGGGCGACAGGTCTCTCGCCATTATGACGAAGGAAAAGTCGATGCGCTCGCCGAGGCGACTTTTTCCATCGGCAGGGGACACTATGTCGCCATCGTCGGCAAGAGCGGAAGCGGAAAAACCACCTTGCTCAACATGATCGGCGGCCTCGACCGCCCCACCTCCGGAGAAATTGTTTACGACGGACAACCGCTCGACGCCCACAGCGACCTCGATCGCCATCGTTCGCACAACGTCGGTTTTGTGTTCCAAAGCTATTACTTGTTGCCAAATCTGACGGCCGCCGAGAACATTCAAATCCCGATGTTCGAGGCAGACTACGGCGCCGCCGAGCGCGCCGAACGGGCGAAACGCTTGCTCGATCAAGTCGGCTTGTCGGGCCGCGGAAACCATTTGCCCAGCCAACTCTCCGGCGGCGAATCGCAACGCGTAGCCATCGCCCGGGCACTCGCCAATGGGCCCCAGTTGATTCTGGCCGACGAACCGACCGGGGCCCTCGACAGCGAGACGGGCGACTCGATTCTGCAGCTGCTCGAAGACCTCAATCGCAACCAATCGATCACCTTGGTCGTCGTCACCCACGACGAAGCCGTCGCCGCCCGAGCCGATCACCAGCTGCGTCTGGCCGACGGACGCATCGTCAGCCCGTAGAGAACCCGCGCTGGTGTGCAGGCTTTAGGGACCGCCCAACTCAGGAACGATGCGAAACGCGACGAATCCTAATGATCTCGTCGATTGAGTGTGATGCGGTCAGCGGACCGTTTTACGACGTCCTTTCTAGGTCGTCGCCGGGAGTCCAACGGACGACGGCCCGGAAGGGCCATCGTACTCGAAAAATCGGTCGCCCCAAGCTGGATGGTCCCTTCAGCCGCAGCGTCCCGCAATCCCCTCAAGGCTAAACACCAACACTCCTCACGCCACTTTCTTCCCACAGGGCGCCCGCAAATCGAACAGCCCAAAAATCTCTTCCCGACTCAGTCCCACGTTTCGCGTCGGCGTTTCGCTGGAGGAGAACAGCGCGTCAAACATCTCACGCTTTTGATCCAGCACGTCGTTGATCCGCTGTTCGATCGTGTTCATCGCCATCATCTTCGTCACCGTGACGGCTCCGGCGGCGCCCAGCCGGTGGGCGCGGTTGATCGCCTGGTCTTCGATCGCCGGATTCCACCAGCGGTCGAACAAGAACACGTATTCACAGAACTGCAGATTCAATCCGACACTGCCCGCCCCGTAGCTCATCAGGATCACGTGCGCGTTGGGGTCTTCCTTGAATCGGTCGATCACCGTGTTGCGTTTCTTTTGCGGGATCTTGCCGTGGTATTCCAGCGGCCCATAGGGCTCCAGCGCGTCGCGGATTTTATCCAGACTCTTGACCCACTGACTGAACACGATCGCCTTCTTGCCGCTCGCGGCCACTTCTTCCACGTCGGCGACCAATCGTTCCAGCTTGCAACTGCTGCCGGTGACGGGGTCGAAGTTGCAGATTTGCTTTAGCCGCAACACCAACTCGAAGACGTGCTGAATCGTCAACGACTGCTCCAGGTTTTCCAGATACAACACGCCTTCCTTTTCCGCCGATTCATAAGTCGACCATTGTTCCGGCGTCAGATCCAATTCCGCGTCGCGATACAGTTTCGGTGGCATGTCGTCGAGCACCATGTCTTTGGTGCGACGCAAGATATAGTCCCCGGCTTGCTTGGCGATCTGGGGCATCGGCATGCCGGGCTTCAGGTAGCCCGGTGAAAGGAATTCGAAAATACCGACCAGATCGTCCGGGCAGTTTTCCACCGGAGTTCCCGTCAAAGCCCATGATCGCGTCCGTGGGATGCTGCGAACGACCAGGCTGGTCGTGCTGCTGCGATTTTTGATCCGCTGGGCTTCGTCGAGCACCACCAAATCAAAATGCATCGAATCGTCCGTCAGGATTGATTGGTCGCGCATCAACAATTCATAATTTGCGACCTTGACGGGAACCTGGGGCGAACGCCATTGGAATTCCCGTTTGGCCGAATTGCCTTCGATCGCCGCGATCGGGATCTCCGGCGCCCAGACGCTGAACTCGCGCAACCAGTTCGTCACCAGCGGCTTTGGGCAAACCAACAGCACGCTGCGGACTTCGCCGCTGCACAGCAACAACCGGATCGTGCTGATCGCCTGCATCGTTTTCCCCAGCCCCATTTCGTCCGCCAAGATGCCGGCGTAGCGAGGAAACAGAAACGCCATGCCGTCCAACTGGTACGGAAACGGCTCGAAGGGAAAATTCAGCTGCCCGCTGCCGACCAACAGGTCCAACGGGGGTTGCAGCAAGTAGTACAGCCGGTCTTGCAGTTTGACGATGTCCGACGGCGGCTTGATCCGGTTGTGCTTTCGTTTGGAATCCGACTTACGTTTGGACGCGGCCGGTGCAGCCGCTGAGTTCTCCGGCGATGCGGTTTTGGGTGGAATCCAACGCGCGGAATCCGGGAACTGAAATCCACGCGTTTGCGTCGCCAATTTGGGCAGCCGGATCGGGATCGATACCGTTTCAATCGTCGGCAGCGACAGCTCACTGACTTCGACTTGGAACATCGAGTCGGCGACCCAGGAAAGATCCGGATCGATCGCCGCAACCAACTCCGACGCGTCGCCGGCGGTGTCGCGTCGTCGGGGAGAAAAAAAACTCATCAGGCCGCTTCCGAACCTTGGCGGGACAATTGCGAGTGGGCTTCTTTGACCGCTTCGCGAATCCGTTCAAAGGGTTCGACCGCGTCGGGCAGGTCGACGTAAAACTCGGCGATGGCGTCCAGCTCGGCGTGGCGTTCCATCGGGACCAGAAACGTCGATCCGGCCAACTGCACCGCTTCGGATCCGGAGAACGCATCCGCCGCGACCGGCTTGCCGTCCACCGTCGTGGCTTCCAGAACGAGGGCGACCGGAGATTTCGTGAACGATTCCAGCTTCAACCCTTCCGGCAGATCACAGCAGATCAGCGAAAGCGGGGTGCGGCACTTTGCGATCAACAGCTTTCCGATCACCTGGGCGACCAGGTGGGAACGCAGCGTGGGGCCGAACAAGATTTCGTGGGCACGGGTGGGACGGACCGGCAGGGTGCATTGGAACTCCAGCGGTCGGCCGGCTCGGTCCAAGACCAGCAGTCCGCCGGTCCAGCCGGTCCGCGGGTCATCCACGACGGTAAAATAACCGATCGTCGCGTCATTCTTCTTAGGCAAGTTGTCAGGCATTCGATCCGAAACCGCGAACAGAAACTGGGAGGTTGGCGGTGATTCGATCGCGAGAAGGCTCGCGTGCGAATCAGTGGTCACCGCACCGGTAGACTTCGGCTTTCTGCTTGGGTTGACTTTAACGGTCACGACGCCACAGAAGCGACTTGTTGGAAATGAAGAAAACCCGCTTCTGACGATTTTTCCTGGCGTGCGGCGGGAATTTTCCCGGGCTGTTTCCAATTAATCGACAAGCCCATTTTTGTCGGGTTATACTCGGGGCTTCATCGAGACACGCCGGCGGGAAATTTTTTGGCTCCGCTAGCAAAAGCTTTGTCGCAGCTCCCCAGGATTTATTGCACATGTCGTCATACGAGCACGAACCGCTTTCGCCCGTTTTCCGCATCGACGTGACTGCCGAGTCAGACAGCGAGCCTCGAAAATCCAAGGATCAGGTGGTGGTCGATTTGTTGCGTCATTTGGTTGCCGGTCAGCAGCAACAGAATCAACTGCTGGAGCGATTGATTCAGCAGAACAACGCGATGAACGAGCAGCGTGCCAGTGAATTGCAACAGTGGAAGGAAGCCAACCCTCGGCTGGCCCGTTCCTGTCGCGCCGCGGCGGAGACGCTGAGCCGGGTGCAAACGCAGTTTTTGGACAATTTGACCGAAGAGATCTGCGACAGCGAAGACGGCTTGGAAGAGAGCGAATTCATGCTCAACGAGTTCGTCGACCGATTTGGCCCCCGTTTGGCCCATCTCAACGGCGTCCTGCAAGTCCTCGCGCAACTGGGCAACGGCGAACCCGCCCAAGTCAGCTAAGCGGAGCAGCCTCCAGTTTGCCATCTTAAAGTGGGGTAAGCCCCCTGCTCGCCATCGTAAAGTGGGGTAAGCATGCTGCTTGCCATCGCAAAGTGGGGTAAGCATCCTGCTTGCCACCGGGTTCGCCCGCGAACCCCCAGCCGCCCCCGGCACGCGAGTTCGGCGATCAACCACTCGGGCGCAAAACGCGCCCACAGCTATTGCCCGGCCAAGATCCAACCACTGGCCCGTCGGCGGAGAATTTCGCTGAAAAGGTGTCCGGCGAAAAAAAGCTCGTCGAGTGAACCTTTCGCCGGAGCGAGAACTCCGTTATCTTGCCGCCACAATCGCCGATCGGGGCGTAGCTCAGCCTGGTAGAGCGTCTGGTTTGGGACCAGAAGGTCGCACGTTCA
Encoded here:
- a CDS encoding ABC transporter ATP-binding protein, whose product is MSQHRTESPSTHTGEIPSPESAPSAPGSSVSAPVLIEGRQVSRHYDEGKVDALAEATFSIGRGHYVAIVGKSGSGKTTLLNMIGGLDRPTSGEIVYDGQPLDAHSDLDRHRSHNVGFVFQSYYLLPNLTAAENIQIPMFEADYGAAERAERAKRLLDQVGLSGRGNHLPSQLSGGESQRVAIARALANGPQLILADEPTGALDSETGDSILQLLEDLNRNQSITLVVVTHDEAVAARADHQLRLADGRIVSP
- a CDS encoding DEAD/DEAH box helicase, yielding MFQVEVSELSLPTIETVSIPIRLPKLATQTRGFQFPDSARWIPPKTASPENSAAAPAASKRKSDSKRKHNRIKPPSDIVKLQDRLYYLLQPPLDLLVGSGQLNFPFEPFPYQLDGMAFLFPRYAGILADEMGLGKTMQAISTIRLLLCSGEVRSVLLVCPKPLVTNWLREFSVWAPEIPIAAIEGNSAKREFQWRSPQVPVKVANYELLMRDQSILTDDSMHFDLVVLDEAQRIKNRSSTTSLVVRSIPRTRSWALTGTPVENCPDDLVGIFEFLSPGYLKPGMPMPQIAKQAGDYILRRTKDMVLDDMPPKLYRDAELDLTPEQWSTYESAEKEGVLYLENLEQSLTIQHVFELVLRLKQICNFDPVTGSSCKLERLVADVEEVAASGKKAIVFSQWVKSLDKIRDALEPYGPLEYHGKIPQKKRNTVIDRFKEDPNAHVILMSYGAGSVGLNLQFCEYVFLFDRWWNPAIEDQAINRAHRLGAAGAVTVTKMMAMNTIEQRINDVLDQKREMFDALFSSSETPTRNVGLSREEIFGLFDLRAPCGKKVA